The following are from one region of the Microbacterium sp. BK668 genome:
- a CDS encoding substrate-binding domain-containing protein → MTDEASRRASLADVAAAAGVSAGTVSRVLSRRGDFSLATRRAVHDAATALGYDRATTNRGRRAHTDPRLIELVLGGLGGPWTHQVILGAHERAFALGYDVVLTKERTDPADDWPARVAARRSSGVVFAIITPTRRQLDRLSDFAVPSVVLDPRSDTEPGVVTVGATNRQGGRDAARHLVAEGYERFVFATTALRYRFGRAREQGFREELARLLPRARVELIDADWVGGVSRAGIRRLVELSVDARLGVFAVNDAVAHTVVSAVLHAGRRVPDEIGVVGFDDDPRPPGGMPLSTIRQPIHDMAALAVELVDRLGRGEPLGNRQVELPTELVARRSTASLGP, encoded by the coding sequence GTGACCGACGAGGCGAGCCGCCGTGCGTCGCTCGCCGACGTCGCGGCTGCCGCGGGCGTCTCGGCGGGCACCGTCTCACGCGTCCTGTCCCGGCGGGGCGACTTCTCCCTCGCAACCCGGCGCGCCGTGCACGATGCAGCGACGGCGCTCGGCTACGACCGCGCGACGACCAACCGCGGCCGGCGGGCGCACACCGATCCGCGGCTCATCGAGCTCGTCCTCGGGGGACTCGGCGGCCCCTGGACGCACCAGGTCATCCTCGGTGCGCACGAGCGCGCGTTCGCGCTCGGCTACGACGTCGTCCTCACGAAGGAGCGCACCGACCCGGCGGACGACTGGCCCGCCCGCGTCGCCGCGCGGCGGTCGTCGGGGGTCGTCTTCGCCATCATCACCCCGACGCGACGCCAGCTCGACCGCCTCTCGGACTTCGCGGTGCCGAGCGTCGTGCTCGATCCCCGGTCCGATACCGAGCCGGGTGTCGTCACGGTGGGCGCGACGAACCGCCAGGGCGGGAGGGATGCCGCGCGGCACCTCGTCGCGGAGGGCTACGAGCGATTCGTCTTCGCCACGACCGCGCTGCGCTACCGCTTCGGCCGGGCCCGTGAGCAGGGCTTCCGCGAGGAGCTCGCGCGACTCCTGCCCCGAGCGCGCGTCGAGCTGATCGACGCCGACTGGGTCGGCGGGGTGTCTCGCGCCGGCATCCGGCGGCTGGTCGAGCTCTCCGTCGACGCGCGGCTCGGCGTCTTCGCCGTCAACGATGCCGTCGCGCACACGGTCGTGTCGGCGGTGCTGCACGCGGGCCGGCGCGTGCCGGACGAGATCGGGGTCGTCGGGTTCGACGACGACCCGCGGCCGCCGGGCGGAATGCCGCTGTCGACGATCCGCCAGCCCATCCACGACATGGCCGCGCTCGCGGTCGAACTCGTCGACCGGCTGGGACGGGGCGAGCCCCTCGGCAACCGCCAGGTCGAGCTGCCGACGGAGCTCGTCGCCCGCCGTTCGACGGCGAGTCTCGGCCCTTAG
- a CDS encoding ThuA domain-containing protein — MTTTTRKALVVRGGWDGHQPVAATERFLPFLRERGFDVRVEEATAVYADAGALAETDLIVQSVTMSEISREELEGLRAAVAAGTGFTGWHGGIADSFRASSDYLQLVGGQFATHPAVGPGIERAEGEEYYRDHRVEFTDLGRRHPITEGLEDFTLRTEQYWVLFDELNDVLATTTHPSEPAQPWHRAHTSPAVWTREWGAGRIVVTTPGHSLDVLDHPSVRTIIERGMLWAARTA; from the coding sequence ATGACGACGACCACGCGGAAGGCGCTCGTGGTGCGCGGGGGATGGGACGGACATCAGCCGGTCGCGGCGACGGAGCGGTTCCTGCCCTTTCTGCGGGAGCGCGGATTCGACGTGCGGGTCGAGGAGGCGACGGCTGTCTACGCGGATGCCGGCGCCCTCGCCGAGACGGACCTCATCGTGCAGTCGGTCACGATGTCCGAGATCTCCCGCGAAGAGCTCGAGGGGCTGCGTGCCGCCGTGGCAGCCGGGACGGGCTTCACCGGATGGCACGGCGGGATCGCCGACTCGTTCCGCGCGTCCTCGGACTACCTGCAGCTCGTCGGCGGCCAGTTCGCGACGCATCCCGCCGTCGGTCCGGGCATCGAGCGAGCCGAGGGCGAGGAGTACTACCGCGATCACCGCGTGGAGTTCACCGACCTCGGGCGGAGGCATCCGATCACCGAGGGGCTCGAGGACTTCACTCTGCGCACAGAGCAGTACTGGGTGCTGTTCGACGAGCTCAACGACGTGCTCGCGACGACGACCCATCCGTCCGAGCCGGCGCAGCCGTGGCACCGCGCGCATACGTCGCCTGCCGTCTGGACGCGCGAGTGGGGAGCCGGCCGGATCGTCGTGACGACGCCCGGGCACAGCCTCGACGTGCTCGATCACCCGAGCGTGCGCACCATCATCGAGAGGGGGATGCTGTGGGCAGCGCGCACCGCATAG
- a CDS encoding MarR family transcriptional regulator → MAVRDDEVDLLIDAWSQRLPDVDLTPLDVMSRLRRVAARLARLRASAFRTAKLAAWEFDVLAALRRADPPHQLAPAQLIERTMTSSAGMSARLASLMERGLIERKRNPNDGRSILVRITDEGTMRVDLAMRELVRREEDALSELSPRDRATLIELLRVLMDDVPGDGDGEDAGAEADED, encoded by the coding sequence TCGCAGCGGCTGCCGGACGTCGACCTGACGCCGCTCGACGTCATGTCGCGGCTGCGCCGGGTCGCGGCGCGACTCGCGCGGCTGCGCGCGAGCGCATTCCGCACAGCGAAGCTCGCCGCATGGGAGTTCGATGTGCTGGCGGCCCTCCGCCGCGCCGATCCGCCGCATCAGCTCGCCCCCGCGCAGCTTATCGAGCGCACGATGACCAGCAGCGCGGGGATGTCGGCGCGGCTCGCCAGCCTCATGGAGCGCGGCCTCATCGAGCGCAAGCGCAACCCGAACGACGGGCGCAGCATCCTCGTCCGCATCACCGACGAGGGCACGATGCGCGTAGACCTCGCCATGCGCGAGCTCGTGCGGCGCGAGGAGGACGCGCTGTCCGAGCTCTCCCCGCGCGACCGCGCGACCCTCATCGAGCTGCTGCGGGTGCTCATGGACGACGTGCCCGGCGACGGCGACGGCGAGGATGCCGGAGCCGAGGCCGACGAGGATTAG